GTGAGCTAAATTCAAATCCCACCCAGACCGATGTTGATCATTTATTAGAATTTGGTGGATTCCCTGAACCTCACCTTAAAGGACAAACCAGGTTTTGGAGACGATGGCAACGGGATAGAATTCAACGAGTAGTATATGACGACATTCGGGATTTAGAATTTATTAAAGATATAAGTTTGATGGAATTATTAGTAAATGAACTCCCCAATCGCGTTGGCTCACCTTTATCTATTCGCAAGATCCAGAGATTGCTGCAGGTGGCTCATCAAACTACTGAACGATGGTTAGATATCTTTGAACGAATGTATTATTCGTTTAGAATTCCTCCTTTGGGAACCACCAAAATCAGAGCTGTAAAAAAAGAACAAAAACTTTATTTATGGGATTGGTCTCTGGTGGAAGATAAAGGGCATCGCTTTGAGAATCTGGTAGCCTGTCAATTGTTAAAATATTGCCATTTCAAAGAAGACACTGAAGGTATTCCCATGGAATTACGATACATTCGCGATACCGATAAACGAGAAATTGACTTCGTTGTTTTGCAAAATAATCAACCTCTTTTTGCGGTAGAATCCAAAATAGGTGAACGACAATTAAATCAGGCTATCCCATATTTTAAAAAACGCTTAAATATTCCTCGTTTTTATCAAGTTCATTTAGGTCAAAAAGATATACTAAAAGACGGATTTCGTTTACTCCCCTTCGCGACTTTTTGCAAAGAATTAAATTTGCCCTGATTCTAATACCAAATGCATTTCCAAACGGTCCAATAGATTCAAAATATTTTTTCGTTTATCCAGCTTGACGCCTTCGCAAAAAGTCCCTCTCGCCCGCCTGCGTATAACTTCGTGCGGGCAGGCAGAGCGCGCAGAGCGTTGTATTGAGTTCATCGAAATGACGCATAGTGTTGATATATATGGATTTAGGAGTATTCACTA
This region of Candidatus Neomarinimicrobiota bacterium genomic DNA includes:
- a CDS encoding ATP-binding protein encodes the protein MTDIKRYIHNIVGNDLKEKMVFVGGPRQVGKTTFALSFLSEGSEKHPAYINWDYAQSRKKLLDGELPPNQSMIIFDEIHKYARWRNLVKGFYDVYKKDIAFLITGSARLDYYKKGGDSLQGRYHYHRLHPLSLSELNSNPTQTDVDHLLEFGGFPEPHLKGQTRFWRRWQRDRIQRVVYDDIRDLEFIKDISLMELLVNELPNRVGSPLSIRKIQRLLQVAHQTTERWLDIFERMYYSFRIPPLGTTKIRAVKKEQKLYLWDWSLVEDKGHRFENLVACQLLKYCHFKEDTEGIPMELRYIRDTDKREIDFVVLQNNQPLFAVESKIGERQLNQAIPYFKKRLNIPRFYQVHLGQKDILKDGFRLLPFATFCKELNLP